Genomic segment of Bifidobacterium sp. ESL0745:
ACGGCTATTGGCCCGTACCACAAGTCTCACAACGATTGCCTCTGGGTGGGTTGGAGCAGTATCGATCCTGAAACGCGTACCAAAGTCCAAATCGACAAGATCCGAGAGGAATTCACCCGCCGTCGCTGCATTCCGATTTTTCTGACACAAAAGGAAATCGATGGCTACTATGCCGGCTATTCCAACGATACGCTGTGGCCGCTCTTCCACGATTTCGCGCATGAGGCCAAATTCGATTCGTCCACGTGGAAGGTCTACCAGGAGGTCAATCAGAAGTTTGCCGATGCCATCGCCGAGTTGGTCAGCCCCGATGACACGGTGTGGATTCAGGACTACCACCTCATGCTGCTTCCGGCGATGCTGCGTGCCCGTTTCCCCAAGCTCAAGATCGGCTGGTTCCTGCATATTCCGTTCCCGAGCCCCGAGATCTTCCATCAGCTGCCCAATGGCAAGGAATTGCTTGAAGGCTTGATGGGCGCCGATTTGTTGGGCTTCCATACCGAGGATTTTTGTGTGAACTTCCTGGCCTCTGTCCGTTCCATCTTGGGCCTTGGAGTCGATACGAACGGCCGCATTCCGGTTGACGCCAACGGCCAGAAGCGCTTTGTCACCGTCGACGCTTTCCCCATCGGCATCGATTACGGCCTCTATCGCCGTAATGCACATTCCAGCCTTGCGCAGGCCATGCGCCACGGCATCGAAGCCGTCAGCGGCAAGCGCACCAGGCGAGTCAGCACCTCCCTCACCGCAGAATCCGAGGCCGCGGCCGAGGCCAGCGACGGTGAAGAGAACTGGTGGAGCGCCCATACCAAGGATGAGCTGCCTGAGGTGAAACTTGCGCGTTCGGCTGCGGCCAAACGCAGCACTGAAGACAACAAGGTGGTCGTTTCCGTTGATCGACTCGATTACACGAAGGGCCTGCCCGAGCGTTTGCGCGCTTTCGACTTGATGTTGAGCCGTTACCCGGAATGGGTCGGCCACGTTACGTATTACCTTTTGGCAACGCCCACCCGCGAGGACGTCGAAACCTACCGCAAGCTGAAGGAGCAGGTCGACCAGCTTGTCGGCGAGATCAACGGCAAGTATTCGCTGCTTTCGTGGACGCCTATCCATTACATCACCCGTTCCCTGCCGATTAAGCCGGTTTGCGGTATCTATACCGCCGGTGACGTGGCTTTGGTCACCCCGCTTCGTGACGGGATGAATTTGGTCGCCAAGGAATACCTTGCTTCCCGTGACGGCCGTGATGGTGCGCTGGTGCTTTCTGACGAATGTGGCGCGGCGCGTGAGTTGACAGACGCATTCATCGTCAACCCGTACGATACCGAAGCCGTCTGCGAGGCCTTGCATTCGGCCTTGGAAATCGGCTCCGCTGAGGCCAAACGCCGCAATGCCGCCATGCAGGCCCGCCTGAAATACCGCACTGCAAGCCTGTGGAGCGCTGAATTCCTGAGCACGCTTCGTCAGGTCAGCGACCCGCGGATGGCCGACCGTCGTCTGCAAAGTTCCCAACGTGATCGTTTGGTCCATGAATGGGGTGTCTCGAAGCATAAGTTGGTATTGTGCGATTACGACGGTACGTTGACGCAGATTGTTCGTACGCCCGGTCGTGCCAAGCCGACGCGGCGTCTGCTTGACCTGCTCTGTAAAGTCGGTTCCATCCCCGATGTCGATCTGTATCT
This window contains:
- the otsB gene encoding trehalose-phosphatase, whose protein sequence is MARLIIVSNRLPVSLHAKPDGTYALKQSIGGLATAIGPYHKSHNDCLWVGWSSIDPETRTKVQIDKIREEFTRRRCIPIFLTQKEIDGYYAGYSNDTLWPLFHDFAHEAKFDSSTWKVYQEVNQKFADAIAELVSPDDTVWIQDYHLMLLPAMLRARFPKLKIGWFLHIPFPSPEIFHQLPNGKELLEGLMGADLLGFHTEDFCVNFLASVRSILGLGVDTNGRIPVDANGQKRFVTVDAFPIGIDYGLYRRNAHSSLAQAMRHGIEAVSGKRTRRVSTSLTAESEAAAEASDGEENWWSAHTKDELPEVKLARSAAAKRSTEDNKVVVSVDRLDYTKGLPERLRAFDLMLSRYPEWVGHVTYYLLATPTREDVETYRKLKEQVDQLVGEINGKYSLLSWTPIHYITRSLPIKPVCGIYTAGDVALVTPLRDGMNLVAKEYLASRDGRDGALVLSDECGAARELTDAFIVNPYDTEAVCEALHSALEIGSAEAKRRNAAMQARLKYRTASLWSAEFLSTLRQVSDPRMADRRLQSSQRDRLVHEWGVSKHKLVLCDYDGTLTQIVRTPGRAKPTRRLLDLLCKVGSIPDVDLYLVSGRTRETMEEWFGDLPVGLIAEHGAWHSKPVASGATSAKDGKTGAPKRYWRRADGLPDPDEWRPIIETIMNKSVARVPQSFIEYKSTDLAWHYRMSDQKLAKEQRERLVAELQKVCPQYGLMVMRNAKVIEVCPANVSKGQAVEPLLESGRYDFALAMGDDTTDETMFAEVSSCASAHHSDDDTNDAANADVDAAELVKMVESAQAPVATATSEVVATTTAKPKKSKKPSAWWTIKVGAGDTNARSRIATPTDTARLLGYLVAESEAVTAGADPDAKPKRASKPKSKSKDSTSSKAASKSKK